Genomic window (Streptomyces sp. RerS4):
CGTCGAGCCGGTCCAGCAACGTGGGATACGTCGAGGCCAACAACAGCCGTACGTCGCCCAGTTGCGCGGCCATCGCCGGTTCGGGCGGCTGCGGCATGCCCGCGACGGCACGCTGGACCGCACGCGCCGCGTCGTCGATCCAGCCGTTCCACAACAGATCGCCGACCAACCGCAGCGAGTCGCCCACCGGCAGCGTGCCCTCACGCGACGCGGCGTTCAGCGGACCGAGTTCCTGCGCCCAGGTCGACGGCTTCACCCGCCAGATGAACTTGGCCATGCTCGCCCGCAGTCGCAGCCGCTCCCGCTCGTCGCGGGAGCACTCCTCCGCCAGCCGCAGGCAGCGCACCGCGAACTCCACCCGCTGGGACGCCAACGCCGTGTGCGCGGCGGTCGCCAACACGCCCGGCACCCACTCCTCGTCGGGAAGGCCCGGCCCGTGGCCCAGCAGGTGCGCGGCCACCGCCATCGGCGCCGCGCCGGCCTCGTACAGCAGCCGCGCCGCGCGCCGGCGCAGCTCGACCACGGCGTCGTCGGCAAGGCTCTCCAGCACCGCCGCCCGTACCGCGCCGTGCCGGAAACGCTCGCCCCGGAGGATGCCCGTGTCACCGAGGGCGTCCAGCACCTGCTCCACCGTCCGCTCGTCGGTCCGCACCAGGCGGGCCAGCAGCGGACGCGGAGCGGCGCTGCCCAGCAGGGCGACGCCTTGGGCGACGCGCAGACCGTCGGCGCCCGTCCGGTGAACACAGATCAGCGCGTTCTGCACGAACTGTTCACCCGCGGGGAACGATCCGTCGGCCGCCTCCCCGTCCCGCTGCCGCGGGACGCGGTCGTCCAACAGGCTGTGGACCAGCAACGGGTTGCCGCCGGTGGCCGTGTGCAGGGAGGCCGCCATGCCGGCGGTACGCGAGGGGCCGGGCGCGGCGCCGGTCGGGCGGACGCTCGCCCCGGTCCGGTGCGCGAGCAGCTCCTCCACCCCCCGCGCGCTGAGCGGGCCCAGCCGCAGGTGGAGTCCCTCGACCTGGCGGAGCAGTTCGTCCAGGGCGTGCGGCGCCGGGGCGCCCGCGTCGGGGCCGCGCGTCACGACCAGGGCGAGGCCGCCCGCCGTCGAGCGGGCCCGGCCGAGGGCGTACAGCAGGCAGTGCAACGACTGGGGGTCGGCGTACTGCACGTCGTCGATGGCGATGAGCACGGGTCCGCGCGCCGCGAGGCCGGCGAGCCGGGCGTGGAAGGCCATGAGGGTCTGCGGGGGCACGAGTTCCCCGGTGCCGGCCGCCCCGTGGAGCGGAAGGGGCCCGGCGGCGTCGGCGGCGTCCCGCAGCAGTTCCTCCACCACACCGAAGGGGATGTGCCGTTCGGAGGCGGAGGTCACGGCGCTGAGGAGCCGGATGCCGGAGTCGGCGGTCCGCTCCAGCACCCGGTGCAGCAGAGCCGTCTTGCCGGCCGCGACGGGGCCGCTGACCACGGCTATTCGGCCCGGCTTGGAGGGGTCGTCAGGGGCGGTGCGGCGCCCGGCGCCGGGGCCGGCCGCGTGTGCGGCGGTGTGGGTCCGGGCGGTGCCGGTGACCCACGCGGTCAGCTTGGCGATCTGTTCATCCCGCTCGACCAACATGGCTGTGGAAGCCTCCCCTGAGATTCGGAGCGACACATCTCGGTCCTGTGGCATGACATGGCTATTCCGTGGAGTCCCCGCGAGGAAGGCGATGCCCGAGAGCGCATGGAATTCTGCGCCACCGCTGGTCAAACGGCAGGCCGGTTCTTCCCGTTCGGCAGGTACCGATCGAACTCTAGCAACTTTCGACCGGCCCTCGATCAGGCCTCCATTCTTGAATGACACGCAACCGACGCCCTGTTGGTTCACTTAATCGGCGTGTCTTCTCGCGGCCCGGTTCGGTAACCTCACGGAAACCTCAAGGGAACCTCAATGCTTGGCTATTCAACCTGTCCGGCTCTAGGGGTGGTCGCATGCGGAATAGGGGTCGGCGCCGGTGGAGGAGATGTGATGGTGGCTCGTTTAATGGCTGGGCGCGGGCCTTTGGCGGTCCGCGGGAAGCGATGAGCCGCCCGCCTCGCGGGGTCGGGGTCGAGAGGGCACATGACGACGAACCTCACCGGGAAAGTGACCGAGCTGCACGAGCTGCGCGAGCGGGCGCGGCGCGGACCGAGTGACCGTGCGACCGAGGCGCAGCATGCCAAGGGCAAGCTGACGGCGCGTGAGCGGATTGCGCTGCTTCTGGACGAGGGTTCGTTCAAGGAGGTCGAGCAGCTGCGTCGGCACCGGGCGACGGGTTTCGGTCTGGAGGCCAAGAAGCCCTACACCGATGGTGTGATCACGGGGTGGGGCACGGTCGAGGGTCGGACGGTCTTCGTGTACGCGCACGATTTCCGCATCTTCGGTGGTGCGTTGGGTGAGGCGCACGCGGCGAAGATCCACAAGATCATGGACATGGCCATCGCGGCCGGTGCGCCGCTGGTCTCGTTGAACGACGGTGCGGGTGCCCGTATCCAGGAGGGTGTCTCGGCGCTGGCCGGCTACGGTGGCATCTTCCAGCGCAACACCAGGGCCTCGGGTGTGATCCCGCAGATCTCGGTGATGTTGGGCCCGTGCGCGGGCGGGGCGGCGTACTCCCCGGCGTTGACGGACTTCGTGTTCATGGTGCGGGACACCTCGCAGATGTTCATCACGGGTCCGGACGTGGTCCGGGCGGTGACGGGCGAGGAGATCAGCCAGAACGGTCTGGGCGGCGCGGACGTGCACGCGGAGACCTCGGGCGTGGCGCACTTCGCGTACGACGACGAGGAGACCTGCATCGCCGAGGTCCGCTACCTCATCACGATGCTGCCCTCCAACAACCGCGAGAACCCGCCGCACTGCGTCGGCACCGACCCGGCCGACCGCCGTTCGGAGGCCCTCCTCACGCTGGTTCCCGTCGACGGCAACCGGCCGTACGACATGCTCAAGGTGATCGAGGAGCTCGTCGACGACGGGGACGTCCTGGAGGTCCACGAGCGGTGGGCGCGCAACATCATCTGCGCGCTGGCGCGGTTCGACGGGCAGGTGGTGGGCATCGTCGCCAACCAGCCCGGTCACCTCGCGGGGGTGTTGGACATCCACGCCTCGGAGAAGGCGGCGCGGTTCGTCCAGCTGTGCGACGCGTTCAACATCCCGATCATCACGCTGCTGGACGTGCCGGGCTTCCTGCCGGGCGTGGACCAGGAGCACGGCGGGATCATCCGCCACGGCGCGAAGCTGCTGTACGCGTACTGCAACGCGACCGTGCCGCGGATCTCGCTGATCCTGCGCAAGGCGTACGGCGGCGCGTACATCGTCATGGACTCGCAGTCCATCGGCGCCGACCTGACCTACGCCTGGCCGACCAACGAGATCGCCGTGATGGGCGCCGAGGGCGCGGCGAACGTGATCTTCCGCAGGCAGATCGCGGACGCCGAGGACCCCGAGGCGATGCGCGCGCGGATGGTCAAGGAATACAAGGCCGAGCTGATGCACCCGTACTACGCGGCCGAGCGCGGCCTCGTCGACGACGTCATCGACCCCGCCGAGACCCGCGAGACGCTGATCAGCGCCCTCGCGATGCTCCGCACCAAGCACGCCGACCTGCCGCCGCGCAAGCACGGCAACCCGCCGCAGTAGCCACCGCGGGCCGGGCACGCCCGGCGCCCCCACCCCTCCTGGGCCCGGCCATCGGACGCCAGGCCGCCGTACCCCCCGGAAAGGCACAGACCGCACCATGACCGCCCAGCCCAACGGACCGACCCCGCCGCTGGCGCCGATCGAGACCGACCGGACGCTGCACTTCGCCGGCCAGGCCACGTTCGGCCGCGTCCCCCGCATCGACCAGGTGGAGAAGGCGGACATCGCCGTGGTCGGGGTCCCGTTCGACGGCGGTGTCACCTACCGTCCCGGTGCCCGTTTCGGCGGCAACGCCATCCGTGAGGCCTCCCGCACCCTGCGCCCCTACAACCCGGCGCAGGACGTCTACCCCTTCCACTACAGCCAGGTCGCGGACGCCGGCGACATCAGCGCCAACCCGTTCAACGCGAACGAGGCCGTGGAGACCATCGAGGCCGCCGCCGACGAACTGCTGTCCGGCGGCGCCCGGCTGATGACGCTGGGCGGCGACCACACCATCGCGCTGCCGCTGCTGCGTTCGGTGGCGAAGAAGCACGGACCGGTGGCGGTCCTGCACTTCGACGCGCACCTGGACACCTGGGACGACTACTTCGGTCAGCAGTACACCCACGGAATGCCCTTCCGCCGGGCCGTGGAGGAGGGCGTCATCGACACCTCCGCCCTCTGCCACGTCGGCACGCGCGGCCCGATCTACGGCAAGAAGGACCTCGACGAGGACGCCAAGCTCGGCTTCGGCATCGTGACCTCGGCGGACGTCATGCGGCGCGGGGTGGACGAGATCGCCCAGCAACTGCGCGAGCGGGTCGGTGACCGGCCCCTGTACGTCTCCATCGACATCGACGTCCTGGACCCCGCGCACGCCCCCGGCACCGGCACTCCCGAGGCCGGCGGCATGACCTCGCGCGAGCTGCTGGAGATCCTGCGCGGCCTCGCCGA
Coding sequences:
- a CDS encoding LuxR family transcriptional regulator produces the protein MLVERDEQIAKLTAWVTGTARTHTAAHAAGPGAGRRTAPDDPSKPGRIAVVSGPVAAGKTALLHRVLERTADSGIRLLSAVTSASERHIPFGVVEELLRDAADAAGPLPLHGAAGTGELVPPQTLMAFHARLAGLAARGPVLIAIDDVQYADPQSLHCLLYALGRARSTAGGLALVVTRGPDAGAPAPHALDELLRQVEGLHLRLGPLSARGVEELLAHRTGASVRPTGAAPGPSRTAGMAASLHTATGGNPLLVHSLLDDRVPRQRDGEAADGSFPAGEQFVQNALICVHRTGADGLRVAQGVALLGSAAPRPLLARLVRTDERTVEQVLDALGDTGILRGERFRHGAVRAAVLESLADDAVVELRRRAARLLYEAGAAPMAVAAHLLGHGPGLPDEEWVPGVLATAAHTALASQRVEFAVRCLRLAEECSRDERERLRLRASMAKFIWRVKPSTWAQELGPLNAASREGTLPVGDSLRLVGDLLWNGWIDDAARAVQRAVAGMPQPPEPAMAAQLGDVRLLLASTYPTLLDRLDGALGSCFSGPPAPANCPEDAAMVGIRVLHGVLSAGAGSAPGHRDRAAVDEEFAAIAERILAGTRLTDETHVTIRACLLALLYTERLGEATLWTDRLLEEASEHDAPGWTAVMQAMRAHMALRRGEPAQAMRLAEEAMAQLTPHGWGVGIGMPLAALIEARTAMGDHEAAAALVDHPVPEQMLLTRYGLHYLYARGGHRLATGRHHAALTDFMACGRLMREWNMDREGLAPWRVGVAEATLALGNRDQAERFAREQLAREAGPRVRGLALRVLAAARPLRDRPALLDRAVTLLQEEGDSHELARTLTDLGTAYERLGNAAQSRSCTRRAWRIAEVCGAREGTQRVQVEPSARSVAPPRTVPAPIPSPTPVRPTRPSAASALTDAERRVAALAAHGYTNREIGAKLFITVSTVEQHLTRVYRKINITRRQDLPVSWDTDVAHTA
- a CDS encoding acyl-CoA carboxylase subunit beta codes for the protein MTTNLTGKVTELHELRERARRGPSDRATEAQHAKGKLTARERIALLLDEGSFKEVEQLRRHRATGFGLEAKKPYTDGVITGWGTVEGRTVFVYAHDFRIFGGALGEAHAAKIHKIMDMAIAAGAPLVSLNDGAGARIQEGVSALAGYGGIFQRNTRASGVIPQISVMLGPCAGGAAYSPALTDFVFMVRDTSQMFITGPDVVRAVTGEEISQNGLGGADVHAETSGVAHFAYDDEETCIAEVRYLITMLPSNNRENPPHCVGTDPADRRSEALLTLVPVDGNRPYDMLKVIEELVDDGDVLEVHERWARNIICALARFDGQVVGIVANQPGHLAGVLDIHASEKAARFVQLCDAFNIPIITLLDVPGFLPGVDQEHGGIIRHGAKLLYAYCNATVPRISLILRKAYGGAYIVMDSQSIGADLTYAWPTNEIAVMGAEGAANVIFRRQIADAEDPEAMRARMVKEYKAELMHPYYAAERGLVDDVIDPAETRETLISALAMLRTKHADLPPRKHGNPPQ
- the speB gene encoding agmatinase, which produces MTAQPNGPTPPLAPIETDRTLHFAGQATFGRVPRIDQVEKADIAVVGVPFDGGVTYRPGARFGGNAIREASRTLRPYNPAQDVYPFHYSQVADAGDISANPFNANEAVETIEAAADELLSGGARLMTLGGDHTIALPLLRSVAKKHGPVAVLHFDAHLDTWDDYFGQQYTHGMPFRRAVEEGVIDTSALCHVGTRGPIYGKKDLDEDAKLGFGIVTSADVMRRGVDEIAQQLRERVGDRPLYVSIDIDVLDPAHAPGTGTPEAGGMTSRELLEILRGLADCNLVSADIVEVAPAYDHANITSVAASHAAYELITIMSKQIAPVRWGMAK